In Danio rerio strain Tuebingen ecotype United States chromosome 9, GRCz12tu, whole genome shotgun sequence, the genomic window CATTGAAAtcgaagtatttaaaaaaagtaaaattgctCTAACAAATTTGCGAAAATGCAAAGCCACGATAGGTGAACTGCATTATAGCTTTGCATTCTTATTTTTGGGATGAAGCAGGAATATTCATCTTTTTGTATCTTtcattaaatgcaaattagctgcATGTCTCCGCCTCTTTCCAGAAAAGGGTGTGGTTTATACAGCTCGTGATTCAGTTATTCTAGCAACAACTAACAAAACACCTACATGCTGTTTAAAGACTTGTTAGTCTAAacttccaacccaggctcattctgaaaatgtacctctacatacatttctggagagcaccaaatacattccaggagcaattttttttttgcagtttttgtctaGTGAATCCAACAgaagccgctgtgtacgctttttcagatctccaatttctctcacaagtgccattctcGCCTGCAGATCTCACGGAAatcaaccagaggccgctgtcgactgactgaccgatcgactgacccaccctcctccttcccaaaACCCATCCAACTGTGTTGATTGACTCGcccaccaacttccctaaacccaaccaacaattttcaaaagcaatccagaaaaagaaaagccttcacctgatttttaccacattttaccaCACTCTCACGCTGTAATTTACTTGTTTAGTTCATTTTTTGGCTTGCTGCTTTCTAGAAGTGTTTTTTCGCCAGACTCGATCCCCGACGTCGTTAACTCCTTTCTGCATTTCAAatccgccgacgtacatggcaagGTAAagggacaaactgataacagcgtgaaagccgtccatacgaaggtaagctgtcagctggtaagcgcaaaaaggtaCAGCATCATAGCATTCATcttgaaaattaaatgcagccatacatacttctggctacataatttgcgatctctggaaacgtatatagggctacgttttcagaatgagcctatgttgtaaaTGTCTCATATACTGTTTTCTAAGTgagctaactttttttttaaagaaggtcATACTATTTTTGACATACTTCGATTTATATAACACAACCAGGAAACAGACAagataaatacattttgaaaattcaaataaaatatggACCGAGCTGCAAAAAATCAGCCATTGCAGGCACCAGTATCTTTATCAGGTAATAAGCTAGACATCTCAGGTTCTGTCACCAGCACTTCTTCAACGGTGTGAGTCCTGCAGGCACAGAAGAGGACGGTTCTGAAGCCGGTCAGGTTCAGAACTTTCATCACAGGTGCAGGTGGATCATACACCGGGTCTGGACTGTGACTGTATCCCTGTTGCTGATCAGCGAAAGACTGAATCTTCTTTGTGCCTTCTTGTCGCACAAGACCCCTTTCAGGCAAAGTCCCtgaattgcaataaataaatacaataaatttgaGCTTAGTGTGTGTTTTAATCAATGTGTTTACTACATAGAGTGGGGTTTCATTTACAACAGATTAaggtcagtaagattttttttctctccattaaatTCTTCAGTAAATACTTAAGAAAGGAACAAAATCCCCTTACTAGTGCATGTTATATACAGTCATTTACAGATAAAGCAAAAACATACTGttcattacttttttaattgtacaacaccttttaaataaataaattaataaataaattaataaattaataaataaacaaaataaataaatggcgcagtaggtagtgctgtcgcctcacagcaaaaaggttgctggttcgaacctcggctcagttggcgtttctgtgaggagtttgcatgttctccctgccttcgcgtgggtttcctccgggtgctccggtttcccccacagtccaaagacatgcggtacaggtgaattgggcaggctaaattgtccgtagtgtatgagtgtgtgtgtgaatgtgtgtgtggatgtggatgggttgcggctggaagggcatccgcagcgtaaaaacttgctggataagttggcggttcattccgctgtggcgaccctgaattaataaaggtactaagccaacaagaaaataaatgtatgaatgaagaaaaaataaataaggaaaacaaacttatgtcatgacccctttaaattactttttaaaatcttttttggaAAAAAAGACTAGTTTTAAACCTCCCTAGTTTTAATTAactttaccattttttttttattcagctgggGCCTCATGAATCAACggtgcgtacgcacaaaaactttgcgtatgccaggtttcactctcacgtttgtatttactaacgatgaaatcaacgtgagaatgtgcgttggtccaaattcatgcctggcgtacgtgcatttcttgtgtgtttgttttagttccattggcgactcctagaggcaattgtgttgaattgcactacaaagtatctttgagccgtgcaatggcagctgtatgggacgggatcatctgcatgtctagcaaGTATATAAGGtctccataccatgcagttgaccagccaaacattaaagagcAACTTGCcgcgatcgccggttttcccaatgtaatcggagcgatcgactgcatgcacattgctataaagtcACCATCTGAAAACGAATTTTTATACGTGAAACGGATACATTtctattcaataaatgtgcaaataataaaaaaatgctcaAATGCATGGTAGGCAGAGTAGTCTGTTTAAAGcttaatgttagcttttcaatttttgcgtttgcatttaagatccaaaagtgctaaaagttgtattttcatgtaaggattatccggctggacaaaacatgtaagtgtaataattatttgtaatcttcgaaaagcctatagGAAAATCCTGTAGGGAAtttatcgagggaaccagttttatgctagcagccgattaacaaggtgacgtcatagttcctccactctattttgCACGTCGTCAGAACcacgtgattgaaaacaacctattgCAAAATGCTAACGTCTAATACGATACAATGActgatgctaagctaagctaatagtgctcCTGTCTGGAGATAAAACTCCACTGTTtacttgtaatgtaatgttatgtaatatgtatttatatagcacatttatcatgtatggccatacaccccaaagcacttcacaatcctgagggggggtctctccactccaccaacagtgtgcagtgtccacttggatgatgtgacggcagccacaggacaacggcgccagtacgctcaccacacaccagctattggtggagtggagagacagtgagagagccaattcagtggaaagggatgattgggaggccatgatcgtaagggctgatagagggactttggccaggacaccggggttacacccctgctctttcacgagaagtgccatgggatttttaatgatcacagagagtcaggacctcgatttaacgtctcatccgaaagacggcacccactgacagtgtagtgtccccttcacttttactggggcatatggactcacacagaccaaaggttgagcgccccctgctggcctcaccaacaccacttccaacagcaacctggtgttccctagtggtctccgaTCCAGGTACTGAcaaggctcagccctgcttagcttcagtgagtaaccgatcttgggctgcagggtgatatgaatGTGGCGACATAAAACAGGCTGTGGTGATTGTAAAATCAGTCTATAtccaaaaaaaaatgaagtgttcCTTTAACAGACTaacttaaaaaagtaattaaattgtTGTTCTACCTGAAACCGTGTGCTCTAGAAGAAAAGCCAAGACTCCCACAAGAAAAACAGGTAAGGTTAAAAGAGACTGAAGAAAAACGTCAACACTGCCAACACCTGAAGACACAGAGATaacaattaattcatttaaatttccTAATTTAATTTCCAAATCTAAATTAAGTGTAACAAAACACGTCACACATGAAATGGTACCTGTTTGTATAAATCCAGAGTGAAGTCTGAACCAGTGCGGCAGTGCTAATGACATGAACATTGTAAAGCCGATGTTAAAGATGTTGCGTCCTGAGTCCACATCAGCATGTTGGAAGTACGTTATGCCTGTTGCTACAGCAAGTGCGTAGGTTACACTAAGCACAGCACCTTAGAGAACATGAAACAGGTGTTAATACTATTGTCTTAACAAGGTAATTAGACTGAATAAAACTATAGCTTAACCTAAGGAAACCTCAATGTGCGCatgaattttatataattatttacaccAAAAACTACAAACATTGCCACTCAAAATATGTTTTGTTCTTCTTTTCTTTATAAATCTCACTGCTGTGGTTACAAATGTAAAGGTACTATATTTATTAGATTCGATATTCATTTAGTAcaaattactaaagtattttttgtgTGTGGGTTCAATTGCTTAGCATtcatactagggatgtaacggtatcagaatttcacggtacgataatacctcggtatgaatgaattttaataacaaaaaactattaaaccatatataaaaaataaagtttcattttagtattgttgaaaactcatcacattcaacatttaatcacgcactcacttagatagagatgggggTTTTAAGggaaattatcatataactattatctggtaaaagctgggatctctgggcatgtcccctgcaacagaaaaaaaaaaaccctctcatttgggactgaggtttctgggacagagagatatgatttagccaaggttgacagcagtgggtaacgttgtgcattgtctttccaccacttgagaggacaagccatgagtgagatagaggtctctttgcggtacaagtcaatgtctgcatcaatctaactgctgtgttctgcagtccccatgactgtttttagtcgtattccccgacttatatttcaccacagtctggcagtgcctgcatactgtttttttctttgtctgtcaccttttctcctttttcgtatctttttagaaagaaaccgaaatgcttccacacagccgatttaaaacccgctttaggtttgatcatttccagctctttttcttccccgctactagcaacacactccatttgcgaattactggatctgtagtgacaacagaccgcaaaggatgatggctacgcctaggctgatgggatttgtagttcccgctacctcctgctcgcttcattcgcctaagcaaacttttctcagaaatatagttttattgagttatgcgcctacggtaatattaaaaaaaattactattgcggtatggcggtatttacaatattgttacatccctaattcaTACTGTACGTTTTTAAACCAaacctaaaaacaaaaatatgtacttgttatgatttaaaaaatgtattaattataaaaaaaaaacaattgcaacaAAATTTCAATTGCAGTGAGTTAGTAAGAATTAGCAATAGACAACTTTAATgtcattaacattaacaaagatgaataaatacataaattattttgttcattacataatattaactaatgaaaccttaatgtaaagtgttactaaTAACATTACTCATTTTGTGTCTTTAAAGAGCCCCTTTTATGGGTTTtgtaaatgaccttccatgcagtgtaacACAggactaagtgaatgaaaacatccagctgaggtttaaatctgaaagagcaccgtgtttaaaactatttactCTTTAACGAAATAGTCGGCTCAGAGTCGAATGAATGAATCGAGTTGGGTTCGGATATTTTGCTTGAACGCATCATCCTTGACATAGTGAAacaccaaatatgaagtgccagATCCGGTAAAATGTGCTCTGAGGATCACGAGACTGATCATGACACAAAGATAATGATCACTGACAGACAGAGATTCAGCTGTAGGGAGTTCATTTTCTCAACAACTCTACAGTATAGCCAAGCACAAGCTGTGTTTGATCcagtcatttttctgatttttgatacaataatcGTGATATGTCGGAATAACCGGGATATGTCGACAGTTTGCTATTATAGGAAGGAGCAACAGAGACAGTTATGTATGGGagtttgtcagactttgacaggacCAGGACAGTTCATATGGACAagtttcttcttcctctggaTCATAAtatgtaagtgtgattaaaattgttggtcccactttatattaagtggccttaactaacatgtacttacataggaattaatagtttgtaacaatgtacttattgtgtaaatacatgtatttactgtgtacttatgcttgattaaatacatgtatgtaattacctctgtaattaacttttgtaattgcatttgtaaatacactgttgaccatcccttacaccttaacccacccttcatcctacccatgccaccaaacctgtccataacccaacctctatcccaactcaaaagcaccacaagtgttctcaaatacattataaacacagtaagtacattgtatttatttttttgatgtaagtacatagtagttagggacacttaatataaagtgggaccaaattgttgcctcattttgtgtagtttgcaaaatatgtattaattGTATGTTGTAACTTTTAATCGCCCTGCTCAGCTAATTTATTATAGTCAGATAGATAGATCagcgcttgtactgtatctctcacgTTAAATTTTCATGGGGCTATTCAAATAATGCATCCAAAACCACATTAAAAACACAACGCCTGTTTCTTTCTTTACAGATTTACATAAATGCGTtgaacccagtcgaccaatcacaacaaactgggtcatcggaccaattaGCACCGATTAGCATTGCGctaagaaggggtttgggaacaaatgaatcgctgaacgaatcatataggAGTTGTTAggataattaagtaaaataaatgcatattagaaGACAACGAACGTGTTTTTTTGGACGTTGTATGTATATCCGCTTGTTGATGGAGACCATCAaatccaaaatatgaccttttttaatgcaaaataggggctctttaataatcTAATTTCACTTTTCGTAAACATAAATCAGAAATCCTTAATAAACTGAACTAGCATTCCATCATAAAACAAAAGTGCAAATCGATATAAAGAAAACTCCCACCATGGATGGCCAAAGGGACTGAACAGAGCATCTGAGCTAACTGAGGAGACAATCCCAAAATTAACAGCGAGACGCCGGCGAGCTGCACTGTGCTTCTGGACCCAGACTGAGAAACATAATGACATAAAACAGACTTGTTgcaattagcaaaaaaaaaaaaaaaaaaattttaattatatatatatatatatatatatatatatatatatatatatatatatatatatatatatatatatatatatatatataatttttatttatttatttattttattttatatatatatatatatatatatatatatatatatatatatatatatatatatatatatataatatattaataaaatgagtTAGAATATCAACAGTCCCTTACCTGGCTGAGCCCAATAACACATGCATTAGACGCACTGCTGCACAGTCCTACCGGCGCCCCCATCAGCCCAGCGAACACACTGCCCAGTCCGTCCACACACAGGCCCCTGTTACAGGCATGAGCGGGGGGAACTGGAGCCTTCAGCAGCCGAGCACACAACACATACACAGCTGGAGAACTCATGCTGGCAGACAGACCTCCAGCCAGTCCTGCTGCAACACTTCTTCCAGACAGCAGGGGGAGTGATGAAGCTGAGCGCATAGAGCAAACACAAGCATCGAACAATgaacaatgaaaatgaaatggccaaatgattacataaaaaaaaattattgaaataaactATCAAATACAGCATCTACaagatgtattaaaataaaatactgtacttttgtattttaaaaatactacaaaacacTTTGACAAGGAAGCATGATATGCCTTTGCAAACCTTCCATCAGCAGGCCTATTGGATCAATCGCTTCACTAATAAACCCAAGTGAAGTAAACAATGAAGCAAACCTCAACTCCTACTGTACGAGTAGATATTCACACAAAATGTAACATGTTCTCTTTGATTTAATATTGTAAAAGGATGATCATTGAAGagtttatgtaatatttttgttCACATAATTTTTCAAATATCTAGTTGTTTTGCAAATAAGCTCTTCATTAGTATATCTTGCTCCTGATGTATAAGCTGTCAGCAGTTTTTGATTATTAAACGTTTGTGTTTCATATGTTGTGGCACTTTGACAACTTTAGGCGTACATCTTTCCTCTTCGTTCACTATACAGTGCACATGCAGATCAACTTCTGGCATTTTAAACTGCCACTGAAGTATTGTAGGAGTCACCTCTGTACTTATTTTTTGTTGACTGTTTTAATGACTAACATTTGACAATTGCAATTCATCTAAAACTACAATTATTTGTACAGTATAGTCTTTCTCCCAAGATTTTTTTAGTTCTTCAATAATGGAGATGTCGATAGCATCCAAAGCACCAAtcagaaaatgcatttttatgaCATCATCATTTAGACTTATTACTAttgggcctcagcgatcctgcaggtgggccgcgaGATAGCTGAAAAGGAACTttgtaatataattatttgatttcattattaaatatgttttatataaaaatgattgGTGTAATGGCATTTACCGTCTTCCGTTATTTATTTCTTCGGACTTGGTGCAAAAAGAGCCTCACTGTAAAATA contains:
- the slc23a3 gene encoding solute carrier family 23 member 3 isoform X2 — translated: MVTWVVCAALSHWGHVHLNSVTEMISINTNATFNQYQNSPQSIHKLIIHNGSLPWLDFPLPASSLPLLSGRSVAAGLAGGLSASMSSPAVYVLCARLLKAPVPPAHACNRGLCVDGLGSVFAGLMGAPVGLCSSASNACVIGLSQSGSRSTVQLAGVSLLILGLSPQLAQMLCSVPLAIHGAVLSVTYALAVATGITYFQHADVDSGRNIFNIGFTMFMSLALPHWFRLHSGFIQTGVGSVDVFLQSLLTLPVFLVGVLAFLLEHTVSGTLPERGLVRQEGTKKIQSFADQQQGYSHSPDPVYDPPAPVMKVLNLTGFRTVLFCACRTHTVEEVLVTEPEMSSLLPDKDTGACNG
- the slc23a3 gene encoding solute carrier family 23 member 3 isoform X1: MVQTDRCKRPLDLEKPEGNGSLDVDCRPSILLNFALALQHVLVLSSLCALVVCTLIQEVERDTIVAYVLFHSGISTLLQSWIGSRLPLIQAPSLDFLIPAMALLSDQSGSAVSCRGQCVEPQEPVAPANPIRELRGMVVVAGVVQLAAGSTGLGGFALGRCGPLVLAPLLCILGFSIYKEAALLCSDHWGLAILAVVLLVILSQHLHSFLHLSVLSVCRRLSVLLSVMVTWVVCAALSHWGHVHLNSVTEMISINTNATFNQYQNSPQSIHKLIIHNGSLPWLDFPLPASSLPLLSGRSVAAGLAGGLSASMSSPAVYVLCARLLKAPVPPAHACNRGLCVDGLGSVFAGLMGAPVGLCSSASNACVIGLSQSGSRSTVQLAGVSLLILGLSPQLAQMLCSVPLAIHGAVLSVTYALAVATGITYFQHADVDSGRNIFNIGFTMFMSLALPHWFRLHSGFIQTGVGSVDVFLQSLLTLPVFLVGVLAFLLEHTVSGTLPERGLVRQEGTKKIQSFADQQQGYSHSPDPVYDPPAPVMKVLNLTGFRTVLFCACRTHTVEEVLVTEPEMSSLLPDKDTGACNG